The segment CGCCCGCAGATAGGCGGGGGCGGGCCCGCCCACCTCATTTATACAGAGGCGGCCATGTGGCGAGCAAGGGCTCCTGGGAGTTGTagtctgcagggagcagcagtcGCCCGCGCCTCGGGGCAGGGAGCGGTGCCCTGTGACTCAAACTGGGACGCGGCGCTTCCAAACGCGTCACCAGTCGCTCTGTGCCTCTCACTGAACCCTCCCTCACACGCTGCTTTCCCGACAGCTAGGCAACTCCAGAGAGCAGCGCGACAAAAGGGTTTAtttgggaaagagaaaataaacccgGAGCCACTCCCCTCCCACCGCTGCCTGCTCCCGTCGGGATAACGCTGGGGTTTGCCCAGGGGGAGTAACTAGGACTCTGAGCCCCGGTGCGATGACTCCTACCCCAGGGTCCCGGCTCCCCGTAAGGAGCTGAGCCCATCCCGAGCCCCCCACACCGCTCCCGCGGCTGCCTCCCCCAGCACCGGCGGGCGAGCCGTCGAAGCGGCGCACCGCCCACATCCGCCACACATCACTTCCCGGGCTTTAAAAAcggggaaaggaaaaaaaaaaaaaaaaaaaagaggaggggaaaaaaaaaaaaaaaaaaaaaaaggtctagCTAAGCGGGTCCTGTCCTGTGCGGCGGTTCGGGGCCGTACCCGCGTGCCGCCGCTTGCCGCGCAGACACCATGAAGGCTCAGCCCGCGGCAGCCTCCGTCCTCTGCCTGTGCCTGGTGCTGGCGGCCtgcgccgcctccgccgcgggAGGGCTCGGAAAGGGTCAGACAAACGCTTTCTTCGGCTTTCCCCAATTCCTGTCCCCACTCGGGGCCAGGACGTTCCCCTCAGCCTGCGGGGCCGCCGGGCGGGAGCAAAGGGCGCAGCTTCGGGCTCTGGAGGTGCGGGGGGGCTTCGCGGGGTCTCCGCCGTTGTGGTCGGGTTCTGGCCGAAGCCTTTCTGAGGGCTCTGCGGAGCCCGGGGGAGCAGCCCCGCGGTGCCCCGTGCCtgccccgagccccgccggGCTCCTGGCAGGCGTGAATGGCCCTTCCCTCCGCCCGCGGCTTCCCTTGCCCTTCGTGCCCGCTCCTCACCTCGCTCCTGGCTCGCCCAGGCTCCTTGCCTAATTACCGTGTCTAATAGCCCGGTTCAACCGGGGCCTGGGCTTCTCCCCGAGTGGTGGCTTTGCCGTAGAGGTAAATCTCCTCCTCAAGGCTGGTTGTAACCAATTTGATCAATGACAGCAAAGCTGTGGTGTGGATCCCAGCCAGCCACTCACCCTTTAATTCCCCAAATTACTTTCATTCAAAAGATATACTCTGTAATGTGTTGGgcaatgcttttaaaaacacactgtAGCTCACCACGAAGTGgggtttgttttaaatacagaaaagcttttgaaaagtGTTTCCCAGCTAGAACAATAGAaggtttttcctattttaacaTTTTGGCCTTCGACCGAAATAGCTGACATGTCAATATTCTGGGTGAACATGACTTGTGCTATTCCAGCTGGGTTTTTGCTCTCGGGATGTTGAGCTCCTACAAACGTAGTTCTGTGTTGGGGGCTGCCTCAGCATTTGCTGTGTGGGTATGAGGGGACAGGGACGAGGCATCCCCACCCTGCTGTGAGCTCATCTCTCTGATGTGTTGCATCACTTATGTTCACGGTTGCTCATATCAGCAGAGATCAGGTAACACAAACACTGTGCCTGTGTCCACACCTCCTGGATGCTGAACAGAGGTGGCCCAAAGATTTGCTGACGCTGTTTTGGGCTTTCTCCAGCTTCTTTGCCCTAGTTGTGTACTGGAGAAAATGTCCACTTTCCCCTATGTCTACACTGGGTGGGCAGTCTGTGGCTCCTGATCTCTGTGCAGCTCCCAAAATCTCCTCCCCTAGGCGCCTCGGGCATGGTGGGTTCCTGACTAATCCAAACCCTTATGGATGGGAAGGGGCGAACCAAGGCTCACATTGGCCATCCAACACAGTTAATTGTTAATTACTGGAACCAATGCCTCTGAGGAGGCGTTCCAAGAGAGTTCCTCTTTGTACAGCTCCTGGATCTCCTTCATCTAAGCTTTCCAGGTGGCATTTGGCTATGTGCTCTGTTGGctactaaaaaaacccaaccctggCAGTCACTGCTTTACAGCTGTTAAACATACCCTGACTCACCCTTAAGTCAATTGACATAACAAGACTTGTTATCTGGATGTCAGATAAAACGCTTCCTGCATCCTTCAGTCACTGTAACACTCAGAAATCTGTATAATGGTATTCTTTCTTGCTCTTCCATGATATTATCATCAGCAGGAATACTTAGCATAATAGCTTTAGAGCAATTAATGATCATATGTTTGCCTCGAAATTTTTAAGTTTCAGTTTAGTTCACCTTCAGTGGGATTTAGGAAGCTAAATGCTGAGATGTTTAATTTGTCACTCATCAGATAATAAATGTTCACAGACTGAAAAAGAACGGCGAATAATCAGAAGGCACTTCAATTTTAATATCTGGGGGGTTTTAGTGTCATTTACATACATATATAGAAATATTCATGAGCATGGTATGTTTTTGCTAATTAATTTCAATGGGATTCCTCATACGACTGTGTGGGCTGTAAGTATTTGCAGAAGTCTTTCCAGAAGTGGGGCTATAgttgtctttaaaaaaagaatataaaatgagTTGAAAATACTTGAGTGTTGGGCTGTTTTCCTCTATTAGCTGACATGTTAAATTATGCAGCATTTATAAACTCCTCTCTCTGGCAGGTTTTGGAGATCATATTCATTGGAGAACACTAGAAGATGGGAAGAAAGAGGCAGCAGCCAGGTATGTTTGTTGGTTTTAAATACAGAAGTTTGTCTTCAGAAGCATTCACAATGGTTCTATTTCAGGCGTAAATTTAACCACAGAAAATAGTCTCTTTTAACAAAACTGAGGGTGGTTTAGGAGACTCTTCAGATCCCTGCAGGTTATTggagagaaaatacagaattttgttAAGTTTGCTAAGGCACCAGCTAGGTTTAATCACTGCAGTCTAATTAAATTATTGAAGCCCTAGCATGTCCttgaaacaagaaaatatttatttatcacAGTAAAGAAAGATACGGTTCTCCAACACAAATGAAAGTGTAAGTGGTTCTCAAAGCCCTTAAACTCAGCAGTGCTAAGAGCTTCCCTAAAATTCCTTGTGCCTGTATAGATGAGGTCTCAGCATGAGATATTTTGCTTCCATCTGCAGCAAAAACCTGGAAGTTTCAAACTGTAGTGAACTGACAGAACCTGGTTTGGGCTAAGCTTAAATACTAAAAAGAACAATGtctcaatttttctttctcagagtttcttctgcttcttgttAAAATCCAAGAAGGAGAATGGCATGCTTATAAATTCTACTTGCATTTTAACTTTATAACCTAGATCTGACAATGCTGACATGAGCAGAAATTGCTCATGCCTTCCAGGTTTGCTGTTTAATTTAGCTCTGCTCTCAAACTGATCCATCTGGCAAGTTCTGCACTCCAGTGCAGACACTGAATTAACCCAGATGGTACACTTCAGAAGTCTTGCAAGTTTCTATAACTTGATACTTTagcatttttgaaaaaaaaaaaacaccaaaaatagattatttcagtttttacaGTTATAATtgtagcagcagcagaggaaggtTTAAAATGAGACAGAAGAGAGTGGGAGGGATGGCAAGGTCTGAACTCTCAGGTTTAGGCGGGTTTAGTGTTCCTGCTCAAAAAGACCCTACAGCAAGGGATGGGATTGGGTGTGAGCCACACTCTCCTTTCACTGCTGATGCACAGGTCTGCTCGCTCATTTGAGCGCGGCAGCATTTGAGTGTTATTGAATTGAAGGATTGGGAGAAACTCCTAGTTGCAGAGAAAATATAAACgtaaaaagtacttttttttttttcctaagtctAACCATAaatcaggaaatgaaaaattacacaaaattaTCTGGGATGCATCAAGTGAGATGCACCAGAGCCGGTGGTCTAGGAAATTCCAAACCTTCCATTTCATTTCTGTAAACTCCAGAATGTCATGGAATACTGGGGACTTCTCAGTTTTAAGTTCCTTGCGGCCGAGGGCGCGGTCCCTTCGTTCTACCAACTGCTGCGATGGCGTTTTGAAGCGGGACGCCTCGCAGGGCGGTGTCGCGGTgccggggccgtgcggggccggGCGAGCTGCGGGTGTGCGTGACCGGAGGAAGCAGTCGCTTCACGTCCGGGTCGGGTGTCGCTGGCGGGGCGATGCCGCTGGTGGTGCTGTGCGGGCGGCCCGGCAGCGGCAAGAGCCGGCGGGCGGCCGAGCTGCGGGAGGCGCTGGGCGGCCCGGAGCGGGCGGTGCACGTCGTGGCCGAGGCGGAGGGCGGCCGGGCGGCGCTGCGGGCCGAGGTGGAGCGGCGGCTGAGCCGGCGGGACGTGGTGATCGTGGACGCGGGCAACGAGCTGCGGAGCATCCGCTACGAGCTGTACTGCGCGGCGCGGCAGGCGAGCACGGCGCGCTGCCTCCTGCACTGTgccggcggcgcgggcggcccCGACGAGACGCCCTTCGAGGAGCCCGACCCGAGCTGCCGCTGGGACCGGCCGCTGTTCACGGTGAGCGGGGAGGAGCCGCTGCCGCTGGGCGCCATCCGCGCCGCGCTGTTCGAGagcgccccgccgccgccgcaccgCTCCACCCGCACGCAGCCGCTGCAGTCCTGCGGCTTCCTGCACCAGCTGGACCGCGTCACCCAGGACGTGCTGGCCGCCGTGCTGGCCGCGCAGAGGAgcggggcacagcccggggagACCATCCGCGTCCCCGGCGTGGCCGAGGGACTGGTGCTGAGCCGGCCCGTGAGCGTGGCCGAGCTGAGCCGGCTGCGGAGGCAGTTCATCAGCTACACCAAGATGCAGCCCAGCGATGAAAACTTGCCCCAGCTGGCCAGTATGTTCCTGCAATACCTGAGCCGCAGCATCCAGTGaagtgtcacctgtgccacccagCAGTGGCGGTGGTGGTCTGGCCCCGAGGTACTCGCCGCGGGAAGAATGTGCCTGCAGGCACAGTCCCTGCAGAGCCCGGGTCCCACCTGTCCGGATCGCATcacttggcagcagcagctctcagaagATGGGCAccgtgtccctgcagcagccgaGCCAGCTGCATTGctggggggtctctggggaaGCAGTTCCTCACCCCTGCCTTCTCCCCACTGGCATCTTGCAAAAAGGAGAGCTACTGGTGCATCCCCAAGCAAGGGAAGTCTCCTGTGGAGATGCAAACCCCAGTAATCAAATAGTGTGATGTGAAAGTGTAAAAGATGATGGCTGTAGGGAAGACTTTTACCTCCAAGTTGGCATGTGTATGCTGGAATGAGAAGATTGCTTTTCAAGAGCTGCTACCAGATAATGTCAAACTGTGGAACAGACTTCAGGTCCAGAACTGGAACAGTCTATTTTTAGGATATGACTGTTTCAGAAAATCTGACTGACCCAAGAGAGATTTTCAACTCCACACTGCAAAAGGGTGCTGGCTTAACAGACTCAAACTTCTCTGTTTCAGGTCTAATAATAAAATTTGTGCCTTAAATGGAGTAAAGTCTTAATTTACCTGCAGGATTAATTTACTGAAATTACTTGGCCATGTCTTTTTTCTTCAAGGTCATTATACTCCCTTAAAACCATCATTTTACACCCTTAAAAACACAAATTGCTTAAGAATGAGTGCTGTTGTAGGAAAAAATGAGCtaaaatgacagaaataaatgtatttatttctattctGTGTGAAACTCATAAGTTTGTACTGGCTGTGATGGGTAGCTAAGCTTCCAATAATTTTGGGTACAGCTTATATAAACTCACTCTCTGGTGGATGCTTCATTCATCGTTCTAATAAATGGTGGCacttggttttaattttacatGTAGTGATCACTTGCATGAAACAGTTAAGCAGGGCAGGAAGGGTTACTTCAGTTACAGTGTCTGTCTGGCACACCAGCTGCTAAGGGGCTTTATGCACTGCAGAActacaaaaatgtttttatataaataagTTTATCTTACAGTCAAAGTAAAGAGAACAAAGCTGAGAAAACACATCAGTTATCTCAAACCACTGTGAGTTCTCGCTGACTAAGAGTTGGTATCTCAAGGAAGTGCgcactttaatttaaaatctgcttttaaaatttctcttcaAAAAGTGTGTGGCAGTACCAACCACCAGACCATTGAACTCTTTCAACAAGAATCACTGATTCTTGATGATAAGAACAATCTTAAATCCAGTTTAAATTAGCCTCTCCTCAAGAAATAAGCAAAGTTATTTTGGACTCTATAGAAACAATGAAAAGAAGTCAGGGAGAGGGCACTGAGGTGATGCAAGCTTTACTATGGAAATGTGTATTCTTGCTCCTTATTGCGAGCAGATATAAAATTGATGACATGTCCATTAATTATAGATTGCAAATTTGTGTTTGAAGAATTCTAAATGTTAATGGCTTCATTTCCACCCTTTCCTCATTCTAAAGTTCATTACTTAACACTGCTAAGTAGAGATTTCCTTTCATGTCTATTTACACCTAAAGAAAAACTCATACATCAGTTCTGCTAGTAATTAATGTTGTTGTGTGCAAAGGTGTTAATAATTCACGTGTATGAAAATTTGACTTTATTTTTATCCCCTAATATGGTGCAGAGATATGGTGCAGTTGGAAAAAGTTTACAGTTTGCTTTGCTTGGCATATCCTGAAAGAAGTATCCATATAGGATGTTCTCGCCAgattccttcctctcctccacCTAATTTTAGGGCTGTTCTTACTGTTCTGGAAGCCATATCATTATTATATGGCAACTTAACCTCTGGGTAGCATAGCTAGTAAATGTAAAATGAACTTTTGGAAAGAGTGAAAGCAAAAATACCATGGGTCCTTTTGTGGTGCACTTTATTTAGGCTGCAGTTCCTCACAGACCCCCTCTTTTTCTTAGCTCTGGCACTGGACACCTCCATCACAATTAGCTTCAGCATACAAATGTGTAGGAAGCCGTGCAGGCAGCCAAAGGGTTTGCTGGGTTATTGGGTTTGCTGGTTGCTCAGTGGAGGGCCTTAGTCACAGGAGGTGACGGAGATGCGGGCTGTAATGGGGAGAGGTTGTCATCCACTGGATTGACTTAAGCAGCCACGAAAATCCATCCTGAGATCTCTCAAGCAGCTGCTGTCATTAACCATTTCCAGtaatccagggaaaaaaaggcatgaCCAGTTGTGTATCTGAGAAATCTAAATTAAGAAGAGAAAGTCTCCTCCTCTACACAAGCAGTTATTGGCTGGCAGCTATAATAAATTAGTTTATcacatgttttaaaattaggaAAACCTTTTGCAAGACAGTCTTAGAGCACCCCATAATCTCTTTACATCTGATTTATTTCCCATTACATTTTGCCTTTGAGGAAGCCTTGACTGTTAAACTGTACATGTAATAGAATTTTTTTgacaattttctttcttatttttggtAGTGGTTTGCCTCTTATGGTGATCATCCACAAGTCCTGGTGTGGAGCTTGCAAAGGTGAGTTCATTGAATACTAGAGCTTGCTGAAATTTCTGATGAGTCTTTGTACAGAAATCATGTAGCCATGAGAAATGTGAATTTTGCATCCATATGTAACTAATGGTA is part of the Taeniopygia guttata chromosome 8, bTaeGut7.mat, whole genome shotgun sequence genome and harbors:
- the KTI12 gene encoding protein KTI12 homolog gives rise to the protein MPLVVLCGRPGSGKSRRAAELREALGGPERAVHVVAEAEGGRAALRAEVERRLSRRDVVIVDAGNELRSIRYELYCAARQASTARCLLHCAGGAGGPDETPFEEPDPSCRWDRPLFTVSGEEPLPLGAIRAALFESAPPPPHRSTRTQPLQSCGFLHQLDRVTQDVLAAVLAAQRSGAQPGETIRVPGVAEGLVLSRPVSVAELSRLRRQFISYTKMQPSDENLPQLASMFLQYLSRSIQ